From Desulfobacterales bacterium, the proteins below share one genomic window:
- a CDS encoding MFS transporter yields the protein MKKTGNSWQVFAVVATGVFMSTLDSSMINVALPAIMNEFHSSLVLTQWVVMIYLLTITSSLLFWGHVADRVGRGRIYPAGMLLFGTASLVCSLAPHIGWLVCSRFFQAIGAAMMMATGPALVKDSTPVDRLGRSLGLIGIAVSGGLMAGPFLGGLLIEYISWRGIFFVTAPIGLLCSGLALFVLPREGTARPDRGLDLVGSAAWVLFLAPLVLATTIDSALAIIPLVGFSIIALFLFIRHENGAVDPILPLGLLKKRFFSAALLSALLSFTVLFSVIILIPFYLDRVQGLPALRIGLVMMAIPVSVLVVAPLAGWLSDYVSARFLTTLGLTTSTAGLLLLTGLSAQTHPLSVALHLSLLGCGQALFLSPNSASVLANVDSSKTGVSAGLLATARNLGMLLGVAQAGLIFSLYFGLNTGGLDLKDFGPQHVQSFMTALKASFLTTTAIGVASMLASWLRGPLKARRRY from the coding sequence GTGAAAAAAACAGGCAACAGCTGGCAGGTCTTTGCCGTGGTGGCAACTGGTGTGTTCATGTCCACCCTGGACAGCAGCATGATCAATGTCGCCCTGCCGGCGATCATGAACGAGTTCCACAGCTCCCTGGTGCTCACCCAGTGGGTGGTGATGATCTACCTGCTCACCATCACCAGCAGTCTCCTCTTCTGGGGCCATGTTGCCGACCGGGTGGGCCGGGGCCGGATCTACCCGGCCGGGATGCTGCTCTTCGGCACGGCCTCGCTGGTCTGTTCCCTGGCCCCCCATATCGGCTGGCTGGTCTGCTCCCGCTTCTTCCAGGCCATCGGCGCGGCAATGATGATGGCCACCGGGCCGGCCCTGGTCAAGGATTCCACCCCGGTCGACCGGCTGGGCCGCAGCCTGGGCCTGATCGGAATCGCGGTGTCCGGCGGCCTGATGGCCGGCCCCTTCCTGGGCGGGCTGCTGATCGAATATATCTCCTGGCGGGGGATATTTTTTGTTACCGCGCCCATCGGCCTGCTCTGTTCCGGGCTGGCCCTGTTCGTCCTGCCCCGAGAAGGAACAGCGCGGCCGGACCGGGGTCTTGACCTGGTCGGCAGTGCAGCCTGGGTCCTGTTCCTGGCGCCGCTGGTCCTGGCCACCACGATTGACTCCGCCCTTGCCATTATTCCCCTGGTCGGATTCAGCATCATCGCCCTTTTCCTCTTTATCAGACATGAAAACGGTGCGGTTGACCCGATCCTGCCCCTGGGATTGTTAAAAAAGAGATTCTTCAGCGCGGCCCTGCTCAGCGCCCTGCTCTCCTTTACCGTCCTCTTTTCAGTGATCATCCTGATCCCCTTTTATCTTGACCGGGTCCAGGGGCTGCCGGCCTTGCGGATCGGACTGGTGATGATGGCCATCCCGGTATCGGTACTGGTGGTCGCCCCGCTGGCCGGCTGGCTCTCCGACTATGTATCGGCGCGGTTCCTGACCACCCTGGGACTTACCACCAGCACCGCCGGGCTGCTGCTGTTGACCGGACTCTCGGCCCAGACCCATCCCTTGAGCGTGGCCCTGCACCTCTCCCTGCTCGGCTGCGGCCAGGCCCTTTTCCTTTCCCCTAACAGCGCCTCGGTGCTGGCCAATGTGGACAGCAGCAAGACCGGGGTGTCGGCCGGGCTGCTGGCCACGGCCCGGAACCTGGGCATGCTTCTCGGCGTGGCCCAGGCCGGGCTGATATTTTCACTTTATTTCGGGCTGAATACCGGCGGGCTGGATCTGAAGGACTTTGGCCCGCAACACGTCCAATCCTTCATGACCGCGCTTAAGGCCTCGTTTCTGACCACAACCGCCATCGGAGTGGCCAGCATGCTGGCCTCCTGGCTGCGCGGGCCGCTCAAGGCAAGAAGAAGGTATTGA
- a CDS encoding response regulator encodes MRHDTPVLHQHASLSIDALLRPGEAVLIVDDDQMIREPLKIYLQDQGLTVLEAGTADELHQLIASHSIALVLLDIGLPDADGLELLPQLVETYPDLAVVMLTGVSDLHVAMECIRNGAEDYLAKPVRLEEILFVVRKVLERRRLIFENYQYQADLEQARFRMQIFHQLSLKMNTAYLSTVELDEILQAILVGITAEEGLRFNRAFLALFNDQGTLLEGRLAIGAECREEASKVWNEMREQQLGFMDIVRNLKETCLAGDVGVNHLIRRLKLPRTAEDHLLIQAALERRSILVSNGSADVPVPRELIELLGEDSFVVVPLFSPSKSLGVIIADHFVTRKPITVEMVSALELFASQASLAIEHSRLYENMEKKIVELKELTEELEKNKDLLVAAERYSALGQMAAQLVHAIRNPITSIGGVARLLAKRVTEEKWQRYLDLLVRESDRVESTLDELFNFVQQTDLQKAPVSFNELVLKTVLLLQPAMEKQHITSVFDLPEPGLVLELDGARIRQSILQLVKNSIEAMPNGGQLTISARQEDGWVQLTISDSGIGFPAGYLEKATDPFFTTKTYGTGLGLTMVERAVQAHGGTFALHSREGAGTEALIRLPVQGTEDRGQGTEDRGQKTEDRGQKTEDRGQKTEDRGQKTEDRGQRTEDRKKTEDNRW; translated from the coding sequence ATGCGCCACGACACCCCGGTCCTGCACCAACACGCATCCCTGTCCATCGACGCCCTGCTCCGGCCCGGCGAGGCGGTGCTGATCGTTGATGACGACCAGATGATCCGGGAACCCCTGAAGATCTATCTCCAGGACCAGGGGCTGACCGTGCTTGAGGCCGGCACGGCCGATGAACTCCATCAACTCATCGCCAGCCACTCCATTGCCCTGGTGCTGCTCGACATCGGGCTGCCCGATGCCGACGGCCTGGAACTCCTGCCGCAACTGGTTGAGACCTATCCCGACCTGGCGGTGGTGATGCTTACCGGGGTTTCTGATCTCCATGTGGCCATGGAGTGTATCCGTAACGGCGCCGAGGACTACCTGGCCAAGCCGGTCCGGTTGGAGGAAATCCTGTTCGTGGTCCGCAAGGTCCTGGAACGGCGGCGGCTGATCTTTGAGAATTACCAGTATCAGGCCGATCTGGAGCAGGCCCGTTTCCGGATGCAGATCTTTCATCAGCTCTCCCTGAAGATGAACACCGCCTACCTGAGCACCGTCGAGCTTGATGAGATACTCCAGGCGATCCTGGTGGGGATTACCGCTGAGGAGGGACTCCGCTTCAACCGCGCCTTTCTCGCCCTGTTCAACGACCAGGGCACATTGCTTGAAGGGCGGCTGGCCATTGGCGCCGAATGCCGGGAAGAGGCGTCCAAGGTCTGGAACGAGATGCGGGAACAGCAACTGGGGTTCATGGACATTGTCCGCAACCTTAAGGAGACCTGTCTTGCCGGCGATGTCGGAGTCAACCATTTGATCCGCCGGTTGAAGCTGCCCCGGACCGCTGAAGATCATCTCCTGATCCAGGCGGCCCTGGAGCGGCGCAGCATCCTGGTGAGCAACGGATCCGCCGATGTGCCGGTGCCCCGGGAACTGATCGAACTGCTCGGTGAGGACAGTTTCGTGGTGGTGCCGCTTTTTTCGCCCAGCAAGTCACTGGGGGTGATCATTGCCGATCATTTCGTCACCCGGAAGCCGATCACCGTGGAGATGGTCTCGGCCCTGGAACTCTTTGCCAGTCAGGCCAGTCTCGCCATTGAGCACAGCCGTCTCTACGAGAACATGGAGAAGAAGATCGTTGAACTCAAGGAACTGACCGAGGAACTGGAAAAGAACAAGGACCTGCTGGTGGCGGCGGAGCGGTATTCGGCCCTGGGCCAGATGGCGGCCCAGTTGGTCCACGCCATCCGCAACCCGATCACCTCCATCGGCGGGGTGGCCCGGTTGCTGGCCAAACGGGTTACCGAGGAGAAATGGCAGAGGTACCTTGATCTGCTGGTCCGGGAGAGCGACCGGGTCGAGTCCACCTTGGACGAGTTGTTCAACTTTGTCCAGCAGACCGATCTGCAAAAGGCGCCGGTTTCATTCAATGAACTGGTGCTCAAGACCGTGCTGCTTCTTCAGCCTGCCATGGAAAAGCAGCATATTACCTCGGTGTTCGACCTGCCCGAGCCGGGGCTGGTCCTGGAGCTGGACGGGGCCCGGATCCGGCAGAGTATTCTGCAGCTGGTAAAGAACAGCATCGAGGCCATGCCCAATGGCGGCCAGTTGACCATCTCCGCCCGACAGGAGGATGGCTGGGTCCAACTCACCATTAGCGACAGCGGCATTGGATTCCCGGCCGGTTATCTGGAAAAGGCCACTGATCCCTTTTTCACCACCAAGACCTATGGCACCGGACTCGGGCTTACCATGGTGGAACGGGCCGTCCAGGCCCATGGCGGCACCTTTGCCCTGCACAGCCGGGAAGGCGCCGGCACCGAGGCCCTGATCCGGCTGCCGGTTCAGGGGACAGAGGACAGGGGACAGGGGACAGAGGACAGAGGACAGAAGACAGAGGACAGAGGACAGAAGACAGAGGACAGAGGACAGAAGACAGAGGACAGAGGACAGAAGACAGAGGACAGAGGACAGAGGACAGAAGACAGAAAAAAAACAGAGGACAATAGATGGTGA